One Bradysia coprophila strain Holo2 unplaced genomic scaffold, BU_Bcop_v1 contig_476, whole genome shotgun sequence genomic region harbors:
- the LOC119082772 gene encoding 28S ribosomal protein S7, mitochondrial, which yields MFCSKIFRYSAPLSCNRILHPALTKSMASYGPHFVQPIFKPAKQKEIFESGEAERLAHVPLKAAKNDETSSVFHDDILAKFTNYVMKGGGKALARNLVEKSLENIKRIQLERYNLAEPNERDSIELNPVAILHKAVENCRPILTLTPVKRGGSKYQVPVPLTEKRSYFIAMRWLVQAGREKERTVHFPEKIAWELLDAAANTGRVVKKKHEVHKQCEANRAYAHYRWN from the exons ATGTTTTGTTCAAAGATTTTCCGATATTCGGCACCGTTATCATGCAACCG AATATTGCACCCGGCATTAACCAAATCCATGGCATCTTACGGCCCTCACTTCGTACAACCAATATTTAAGCCAGCaaaacagaaagaaattttCGAATCGGGTGAGGCGGAGAGACTGGCGCATGTCCCACTGAAAGCTGCCAAGAACGATGAAACGTCGTCCGTTTTTCACGATGACATTCTGGCTAAGTTTACAAATTACGTAATGAAAGGTGGAGGCAAGGCTCTGGCACGGAATCTAGTTGAAAAGTCGTTGGAAAATATCAAGCGAATTCAGTTGGAGCGGTACAATTTAGCCGAACCAAATGAACGCGATAG CATCGAACTGAATCCGGTGGCAATACTTCACAAAGCAGTCGAAAATTGCCGCCCAATTCTGACTTTGACGCCGGTCAAACGGGGCGGATCAAAATATCAGGTGCCCGTGCCATTGACTGAAAAACGGTCCTACTTCATTGCAATGCGATGGTTGGTGCAAGCCGGCAGAGAAAAGGAGCGTACCGTACATTTTCCCGAGAAAATAGCATGGGAATTGCTGGACGCTGCAGCTAATACCGGACGAGTGGTGAAGAAGAAACATGAGGTACATAAACAGTGTGAGGCGAACAGAGCCTATGCTCATTATCGCTGGAATTAG
- the LOC119082776 gene encoding cytochrome c oxidase assembly protein COX20, mitochondrial — MEPETPIEEAPQQSIHIFGRDITQIPCFRNSFLYGISGGVATAFGTFMYTSRPRLGMHVGMGAFTLTTIFYWFNCRYKFSQDKFKFAKLQTAMRQKTLYEGTAIEEAVEKSAKSV, encoded by the exons ATGGAACCTGAGACACCCATTGAAGAAGCTCCACAACAA AGTATTCACATATTCGGACGAGACATCACACAAATACCATGCTTCCGCAACAGTTTCCTCTACGGAATCAGTGGTGGAGTTGCCACCGCATTCGGTACGTTTATGTACACATCTAGACCGAGATTGGGAATGCACGTTGGAATGGGTGCCTTTACATTAACGACAATCTTTTATTGGTTCAATTGCAG GTACAAATTCTCTCAAGATAAATTCAAGTTCGCTAAACTACAGACGGCAATGCGACAGAAGACTTTGTATGAAGGTACTGCGATCGAAGAGGCCGTGGAAAAGTCTGCTAAAAGTGTTTAA